One region of Limnospira fusiformis SAG 85.79 genomic DNA includes:
- the argS gene encoding arginine--tRNA ligase domain-containing protein produces MTTNADDVWRLLAELIEAQKETERVIKEESQETERCFRETDRRFREQSEETDRRFEETKQLLQRQSEESDRRFRETERIIQQQNQQLNRQLGELGNRLGEFVEWQVRPAVVQLFQRRGISVNEFHPNISVKRFGEAIEIDLLVVNTDQAILVEVKSKLTETDINKHLERLEKFKRLMPAYRDFHAMGAVAGMVVPEEVASYGYRRGLFVLAQSGDSVVILNDDKFRPRQW; encoded by the coding sequence ATGACCACCAATGCTGATGATGTTTGGAGACTGCTGGCGGAACTCATAGAAGCCCAAAAGGAAACTGAACGAGTCATCAAAGAAGAGTCCCAAGAAACCGAACGTTGCTTCCGGGAAACCGATCGCCGCTTCCGGGAACAATCCGAAGAAACCGATCGCCGCTTCGAGGAAACCAAGCAACTCCTCCAGCGACAGTCCGAAGAAAGCGATCGCCGCTTCCGAGAAACCGAACGAATCATCCAACAACAAAACCAACAACTCAACCGGCAATTAGGAGAACTGGGTAACCGCCTCGGAGAATTTGTCGAATGGCAAGTCCGCCCCGCCGTCGTCCAACTGTTTCAGCGACGAGGAATTTCCGTTAATGAATTCCACCCTAATATCTCCGTTAAACGCTTTGGAGAAGCCATAGAAATTGATTTGCTGGTGGTCAACACTGACCAAGCCATATTAGTGGAAGTCAAAAGTAAACTCACCGAAACCGACATCAACAAACACCTGGAAAGACTGGAAAAATTCAAGCGGTTAATGCCCGCTTATCGTGATTTTCATGCCATGGGAGCCGTAGCCGGAATGGTGGTTCCCGAAGAAGTCGCCAGCTATGGCTATCGTCGGGGGTTATTTGTATTGGCACAGTCGGGAGATAGTGTAGTGATTTTAAATGATGATAAATTCCGTCCCCGCCAATGGTAA